The Gadus macrocephalus chromosome 9, ASM3116895v1 genomic interval TGCATCGTTTTATTACATGTCTTAAATAATCATAACATCTTCAAAATATACTAAGCACTGACAGGAGAGGCTGCTTGAACCTTCAGCCTtatgggggtgtgggggggtcatGGGTCAACAAAACACAGGATATTGATGTGCAGTCTGCAGACTACAGGAGTCCACGGGTAGAGATCGAAGGGTATAGTTCATCAGTAGGGGATAGTGAGGGGAAAAAGacatacattatacattataaataaataacatctcACACCAGGAGAGTGCCTTACTACCAACTTGGGATACACATGTTCCCTTCATaaaaaaagaaggaaggaaataGTTTCcattttgctgtgtgtgtgtgtgtctgtctctgtctgtgtctgtgtgactgtatgtgtgtgtgtttcaaaagAAACCAAAGCTTTGGATGGTGAGTAAAACAAAGAGCTGAGCTGATGGACCCACGGGGTGCTCTGGTTTGGCTTACTGCAGGAGCACCCGAGGGCGATGCACGCGTAGAGCCACGCACGACGGACCTGTGACGCTGTGCGGTGCTGACCGGGTGCAAACGGTGGAAGGATGGACCAGGTCGCATGTCGGGAGTTGAACATCGTTTTTTCTTAGCCATGACGGACCCAAGAGCAATGAGTGTCTTTTCCAATGGCGGTAACGCAGACATTATCTCGTCTGGCTTCATGACAGGGTTTGTtataatgcgtgtgtgtggtttgagtGTGTGATCATAAATACAATACAGCAAATAATACTAACATCAACAATGATAACAACAATAAAtcatcaaaaagaaaaaaaagtccaCAAAACATTATATTATTCTCATTGCCAGAATGAACAGATACAATAAATTAAAACCATAAGTGAAAAAAGTCCTTTAAAGTCGCTATAGGTTcattttgtatatttatatatattatttgtcGGTCTGTAGTCAGATTCAGGAGCATGCTCACTTGTGATCTGGAGCAGAGAAGTagaaggaagaggggggggtggggggggtgtacaTAGGATTCATGGAGCGATACATGCGCATACACAACTTCACGATGCTGAAGAGTCATTAAacctaagcccccccccccccccccccccccccctgcaaaaATGGCAATACATCTTACAGTCCGAACCGCACTAAAATACAGACATGATCCGAGAAGTCATGTCGTCCGttcaaaataaaactgaaacagGCTGTGCTTTAAATGGAAAGGGGTGCAACCTCACCGGAGGGTCCGTTCGCTGACAGCTCTGAGAACACCAGGGATCCTTCATTCGTGTGTTTTGGTCCCGCCTCGTGTCGGCTACACCGCGGACCAGAAGGGAGGATTGTTTGTCCGTTTTTTGTGCAGTGGTGTTACAAACAGGGCTCCACCGGCGTCCTTGTTCAATGTTCCTGGACGTGGACAGTGTTCAGAAGCATGTGTAGCAGGCTAGCACAGTCATgcttatggggggggggggggggggtggggagctTTGAGGTGAAGCTGTAGGAAAGAAACAAAGGGGCTCATGTTGGAAGCTGTTCATCATCGTTTAAGCACAATACGTCTGACCGTAGACCACCTTTGTGGGGTGGTCTCCAGTGGGGGTATCacagtccgtctgtctgtctgtctgcgtgtcaaTGAAAGCAGACGCCAGCGGCCGTTTGGCTGGCAGGCTGTCGTTGATGATTCACCCACGGCTCTTTGCGCGTCTCCCCCCCTGCAGGAGTCCTGTACACCtcgggttagagttagggttagggttagctagccCCACCCTACACTAActgtacaccccccccctcgccccccctagCCCCCTGTGTTCGTCCTCCCCTCCCTACTCCTCTTCTAACCACCTCCAAGCTTTTCTGCGAGGGCGACCTCTGCCGTCCGGGCCCGCTGTCTGTCAGGACACCTCGATGATCTCCATGCTCCCGGAGAAGCTCGACTGCTTCCCGATCTTCCCCAGCTCCTCCCGGGACCGCGTGTCGGAGATCCGCCCGTCCTCGAACTCCATCTGGCAGCTGCGGCGCTTGAACTGCTTCTCCGCCGTCGGGCCGCTGCAGCCGGACGCCGGCGTGCCGTTGGacacggccgccgccgccgccgccgccgccgggctgcGGCGCTCCCGCTGCGGCGGCGATTTGTCCAGCAGGCGGATCCCGCCCTCGCTGCAGCCGAAGGCCACGTAGGCCGAGCTGCTGCCGAACTTCACGGAGGACGACGGCGCGGACGACGGCTCTCTGCCGTTCTCCTGccccgctccccctccccctcctcccccctccccctcctccccctccccctccccctcctccccctcctcctcctcctcctcctcctcctcctcctcccagctccATCCCGCCCTCGCCGCCCTCCTCCGCTCCGAAGGCCCAGGGTGCGTCTGCGGTGGGCGTGACGGGCGTGGTTGCCTGGACGGTGTCGCGGTGCTTGGTCCACATGGCCCCCGCGGCGGCGCTGGGGGGCCCcgggcagcggcagcagcagggaGCCCTTGAGGGGGTCGTCCAGGGCGGGGCTCCGCTGGCCCgggggctgggcgggggggtgggagtGGACCGGGGAGGTGTTGGTGCTGCTGCCCGAGCTGCTGTGCTTGGCTTTCCTCCGGGGCCGGGACGCCGCCGAGGAGCCCGCCGACCGCGCCGGCCCCCCCTCCGCCGCGCCGGGGCCCAGGCCGCCGACGCTGCCCCCGCAGGCCGGGGACGGGAAGGGCGACTCCAGGTACCCGGGGCTGTCCGGGACGCCGGGCGAGAACTGCGGACAGACGCCGGCGGAGGAGCCCGTCCCGGGGCTGTCCAGCTTGCACAGCTTCGGGACGTCCTCCGGGTGCGCGGGCACCAGCCGCTGGTTGTGGGGGCCGCTCGGGGCGTACACCGACTTGATGTCCAGGGAGAAGGAGCGCTTCAGCCGGTTGGTGTCCAGGATCCTCTCGGCGGAGAGGTGCAGCCCGTTGAAGCCGTGCCGCAGGGAGGCGGGCGAGGGCAGCTCGGGCTCCGCCGAGGAGGCCAGCTCCCCGCCGTCCCCCGTCCAGCCGTTGAGCtcggccggcggcggcggcggcggcgggccccGGCCCTCCGAGCCCCGGGCGTCGGCCCCGGAGACCAAGGCCTGCAGCAGCCGCAGGCCCTTCTCGAACTCCAGGAGCTGGCCCAGGAAGTTGAAGTTGGGGGATATGGAGGGCCGCCTGTCCTTCACAAACCTGGGACGGGACCACGACGGGGGGACGACTTTTTAGCAGCAGTTCAAAAAAGTATTAAAAAAGGCAGTCGCACACATAGAAGCTGGAGGGTGTTATGTGATACTTTTCCTGTTGATTTAATATTCTCcaggaaagcacacacacacacgtgtgtgtgtgtgtgtgtgtgtgtgtgtgtgtgtgtgtgtgtgtgtgtgtgtgtgtgtgtgtgtgtgtgtgtgtgtgtgtgtgtgtgtgtgtgtgtgtgtgtgtgtgtgtgtgcgtgcgtgcgtgtgtgtgtgtgtgtgctgtgtgagtGTTGGATCTGAATGACCCAGTATAGCGGTATACGTTGCCTTTATTGGTATCCGCTTAAAACATGTGATTTCTCACGActgggggcagtgtgtgtgtgttgagagaggGCGGCCGGTGGGCCAGTGGGCGTTACCTGTAGGCATCGTCCGATGACAGGCCCATTGTCTTCATGATGTACGCGATGGCGATGGTGGCTGAGCGAGAGATCCCAGCGAGACAGTGCACAATGACTCTGCAGTTTGACACCTTTGCTTTGTCTGAAACGGAGGAAGGGAACACACAGCGGTGAgcacccacgtacacacacacgtacacacacacgtacacaaacgtacacacacgtacacacaacacaacaaccccaTGCCCGCCTGGACAGGGCTGTGCGTTGAGACGACTAACGGCCTGCAGACATCAAAGCGCCGCTGGCTGGAGGCCTGACTAAGNNNNNNNNNNNNNNNNNNNNNNNNNNNNNNNNNNNNNNNNNNNNNNNNNNNNNNNNNNNNNNNNNNNNNNNNNNNNNNNNNNNNNNNNNNNNNNNNNNNNAATTTATTCCAGGGTAACAATATCACAATAATAAGTCCTGCAAGCAGAACTATGTTTTCTTTAATCTGCTATAAGCTGTGTGCTccgactgaacacacacacacacacacacactctcttgctTACATACATTAACACGTAGGGACCGTgacacacctacgcacacacagcaaAATAGGGAAGGGAAGaatggggatgggggagggcaggggggggggggggggggggggggggggggagggggggcggcgtGGATTCCTCAGAACTGAGGTAGTTCACTTAGACGTCAACGCAAGTCAATTCAGCATCGCTCTCCCTACAAGTTAAACcaggcgtttgtgtgtgtgtgtgtgtgtgtgtgtgtgtgtgtgtgtgtgtgtgtgcgcttgtataAACACAGAGACCTTCCCGGTGATTCTCCTACATTTATGAGTGGTCtttaatattttaatttcaattaaatacacacacacacgcacacacacacacacacacacacacgcacacggctgAGTAGAGTAAAGTAAAGATGAGTGTTTCTCAGCGTTCAGACGGAGCGTGTTGTGGGCGGCTCTGATCGAGCGCAGTCTGTTTACTTCACACTCTCCAGATGACCGGGAAATTGCTGGAGCTGTGTTTTTATTGGACGGCGCGTCTGGTGCCGTGTTGTTATTGGACGGGGGGGTCTGGATGGAGACTATCTATTGGTGGAGGCGGCCGGGCTGCAGCAGATAGGTCATTTCCTCAATGTGTTTACGCTGGCGGGGTCCCGTACTCCACGTCCTCGCCGTGTGAGAAGGTCATGGCGTGACTGAAGCATGTTTCTGTTGGCCGTTTGGGCCAGAACCATGTGAGTGAGTCAAGGGCTTCTTATATCCTCCTAACCCTGtgatgcttttgtgtgtgtgtgtgtg includes:
- the dusp8a gene encoding LOW QUALITY PROTEIN: dual specificity protein phosphatase 8 (The sequence of the model RefSeq protein was modified relative to this genomic sequence to represent the inferred CDS: deleted 1 base in 1 codon), whose amino-acid sequence is MTFSHGEDVEYGTPPACLQAVSRLNAQPCPGGHGVVVLCVRVCTFVYVCVYVCVYVGAHRCVFPSSVSDKAKVSNCRVIVHCLAGISRSATIAIAYIMKTMGLSSDDAYRFVKDRRPSISPNFNFLGQLLEFEKGLRLLQALVSGADARGSEGRGPPPPPPPAELNGWTGDGGELASSAEPELPSPASLRHGFNGLHLSAERILDTNRLKRSFSLDIKSVYAPSGPHNQRLVPAHPEDVPKLCKLDSPGTGSSAGVCPQFSPGVPDSPGYLESPFPSPACGGSVGGLGPGAAEGGPARSAGSSAASRPRRKAKHSSSGSSTNTSPVHSHPPAQPPGQRSPALDDPLKGSLLLPLPGAPSAAAGAMWTKHRDTVQATTPVTPTADAPWAFGAEEGGEGGMELGGGDGREPSSAPSSSVKFGSSSAYVAFGCSEGGIRLLDKSPPQRERRSPAAAAAAAAVSNGTPASGCSGPTAEKQFKRRSCQMEFEDGRISDTRSREELGKIGKQSSFSGSMEIIEVS